From the Paenibacillus sp. R14(2021) genome, the window GTGCCGTTGTCCCCAGCGCCGGACCGAGCAAATACGCAGTCGGAAGCTTGATGCGCTGACCGACGAATGCGCCCGCGATACAGACCGGTATGAAGAGCAGCAGATTCGGAAAGAGTCCGCCCCAGCCAGGCGTACCGGCATGAACGGCTGCTGCCGCAACGGCAGCAGCGTCTTGTACCTGCCCGAGTATAGGACTGAAGACGATAAGCGGCACGCAAATCACGATCATCATCAGCCTTATGACCTGCGTCACGGTCACGGCCGTGATGTTAATGCCTTCCGTCTCCTCCGCCAAGATGAGAATCTGCGATAACCCCCCCGGAACGCTGCCCATCAGCGCGGTTTTGAAGCCCATGCCGGATACTTTGGACACGAGGTATGCGATGCCGCCGCAGTACAAGAGCAAGATGACGGTCATGAGCAGCATATAAGGCAATTGACCCGCCATCTCCTGCAATGCTGCGGCTGTCAAGGAGAGCCCGATCGTATAGCCCACGATGATCATCCCCGTGCTTCGGAGCGGACTCGGCCAAGCGATTCGCTGCGGAATGGCATTGATGCCGATTAACGCCCCGAACATGGGACCGAGCAGCCACGGCAGCGGAATATGGATAAGCTTGAACAACACTGCTCCCGCAAGCGTAATCGCAAGCATTGTGATGACAGACCGGATGGACAAGTGCCTGCGTCCACTCATTTGACTTCCCTCTCTTCCCTTTCTAGATTGGCTGCATCCGTTTGCTGCACAACTCATAATTTGAGCAAACTTTTGCACATTTATGGCGAAAAAATTAGCGGTTCAGTAGATCCGCTACGGTGTAGTTTCCAAGGACAAGCCTGACTTGCGAATTGATATCCGTCATGATTTTCTGGAAGGATTCATTCACCATCTGGCCGAACGAGTGATTGCCTGTCGTATCCAGCATGCGGTCCCATTGGGGCTGCTCTTCATGCAGGGATGTATAAATCTCGAACAGCGTAATTCGTACCGGTGCGCGCGTAAGCTGGTAACCGCCTGAACGGCCCTGCCTCACCTCGATGATACCGGCTTCAACGAGCTGCGCCAACACCTTCCGAAGCGCCGTCGGCTCGCATTGGATTTGCTCCGCGATTTCCGCGCTTGAGCATTGATTGGCATTAGATGCAAGCACGATAAGCGCTTGAAGCCCCCAGCCGAATCGTTTTAATTGCGCCATACCCTCACGAAGCCTCTCTGTCGTACATAGTGTGCTAATATTAGCACAGTTTATTGCTGCCAAGCAAATACGATTCGTATTATTTCCTGGGTAATGTATTGCGTGTTTACTTCAGCACGCTTGCATGCTAGACGGCGCAAAGAGAGCACGCCGTCATCTTCGACGAGGTGCTCTAGCAGCTTACGGCAGGATGCTTGAATGTCAACGGTACAGCTTCAGGCCTCACCGCGCCTAAGAATAATAAACGCTGCGGAAGACAGCTCCTTATGCCGTTGGGGAATGATTTCGTTAACATAATAAGCAGGAAACGCAGCCAAATAGCGGAAAATGTCACGGTCCTTGATCGTTTCCACGACTTGAGGCTCCGTCCCGCGCGCTATCCGCGTATATAGCACGACTACGTTCGGCCCCGTACTAAAAATATCGTGCAGCGTCGCTAGAAAATCGTCTTCCTCCGTAATGTGATAGAGGACATCCAAGCAAATGGTCAGCTCCACTTCCAGAAAGCCGCGGTTGAAGAATGCTCTGGGCCTATAGAGCATGAAGCTCTTGCTTGCATCCTGCTTATACTTCTCTGCGCACAGCTGCACCGCCGTCGATGAAATATCGAGTCCGAGATAAACAGTCCCCGCAGCCAAATTCCATGACGCGCTGTATGCCGTACCGTTCAATCACTCCATTGATGACCTCCGCCTTAAAGATCGCTAGTGGCCCGTAAGACCATTGGCCAGACGTACCGCCGTTCTTGTAATGCTTCTCCCAATAACGGATGTAATCGAACGTCATGGGTAACTCCTTCCTTTTCCCGCCATTGGATGCACCCTTTTACACGTTCAATCGTCTCTGCAGCACCGCCCTGTAGCAGTACAGCCTCCCCCACAAATCCGATTTAATGGCATCCGCAGGCAGCGTATCGCTATAGCCGCCAACGATTTCGAAGCCAGCTTGATCCGCAAGCTCTCGAAATTGCTCCAAATTGACCGTCGGATAATCGAAGGTCAACACAACCTTGCCGCTAGGCTTCAATGTTCGGTAAAACTCATGCAGTGCCGCCCGCAGATCGGAGGTATTCAAATGCTCAAGCACCGAAATGCAAAATATCGTATCAAAGTAACGAACCGAATACGGCATGGCGGAAATGCTTGCCTGCGTCCGGCGCACCCGATTTAAGCAGCCGCTTCGCATCAAGGATTCCGCCGCTCCCTTCCCGAAATCACGGATGATATCCATATAAACGTCCGGATCGGACATAATTCGTCCATCCCAGTCGCATGCGTGCGTTTCCTTGCACACCGAAGCTAAATGAAATTTAAACGGATGTGAAATCCCGCAGGCTGCATCCAGTACGACGTCATCCGGTTTCGCAAACGATGCGCACCACGCATACTCGTATGGTCTGCTCCACCACGGCTCCGGGAGCGGAAAAACAAACGAGTCCGCCCTCGTGTCCGATTCTGTGAAAAATCGGGCGGCTGAAGCCGATTCTTCCGTTCGTGCGCTCATAGCGGCACCTCCTCTTCCTGTTTGACGGCTTCTACACCCTTGAGCTCGGGGGAGAGCACAGTTTCGGGGTAGGATTTATTATGCAGCACGGAAGCATCGTCCGGCCGATATTGGCTGCCGAGCCGGGGCACTTGTCGGACAACTCACATGGGCTGCCTTCCGTCATCGGCCGTGCATTTCGGTCAAGTCACCTTCCAATCACCATTGTTTCCCCAAGAATATTACTACTTTATGGCACATAACTCTCAATATTCCTACCCTCCAGGTACTGACGATTATACTTTTATCCTGATTCACCAGCACCTTACTTTAAGAAGCTGCTGATTATTCGGCAGCTCCTTTCTTATAGGAACAGAGTCCATTAAAAAGGACTGCACCCGAGACGGGCGCAGTCCTCTATGAAACACGTATGAATATGTACCGCTGTCAGCCGAAAGCCAAGGATGTGTGTGTTCCAGGCAATTCTTTGATAAGCTTCCTGAAATTCTCGCCGGAGATGGCGCATCTCTTCGATTTGCTCGTTGTCGGCCATTCGAAGAAAGCCATTTTGCTGTTTGGTTCCAGATAAACGATTCTGTCGACGTTAACGGTGCTGTTTCGGTCGCAAATTCTGAAATGGTATCCGGTCGCATTCAGCGATTCCGTGAAAAACTTCAAGGTGCCCATCGTGTAAAAGGTACCTTCAATGGTGTGGACAATGATTCTGTTATCGATACCGTCGTAGAGCGCAAACAGGATCTGGTTGATTTCAACCTGCATGAGACCCAATTTGCCGTCTTTATCCTTCGAGAGAGAAAGATAATTGCATTCCATACTAACCAACTCCTGCAATAATTACTTCAGTTCCTCAGGTGTAGGTTCTTGGTGGATGAATGCCCAGCTAGCCGTTGTCACGACTACGACCGCAAGCGAAGCTAATGCAGTTGCCAGGACGAAAAAGAAATTTTTCTTCATTGTTTTCTCACCTCCTTTTATGAATTAACAATACTGCCTGTACGAAAAACGAAGCGGCAATGACTGAGTTTCCATAAAAGTAACCAAGTAAAATGAGGAGAAGAGAGATTACCTTGAGGATAAAATAATAGGCTGGGCGGCCCCAGATAACCTTTTCCCGCAGCCTTAACGGGATACGGGTCTGTTTCTCAATTTGAGCCGGCGCATAAATCAGCGAAAGTATAAAAGCCAGCGCGAGTAAGAGGTGATTAACTGCGGTTGAAAATGTGGAAAAAGATAGCAGAATGATGACACCCGTTGAGACCGTGATGCAAAGCATGCCTGATTTCAGATGATATCCGCCTGAAACTTGCCGCAGCAAAGCAAAGGAAATTAGCGCAATGAACGTCTCCTCGACTTTCCCTGTGATGAAAGCAGTCACAATCGCGAGGAGCACAATGGAAACCGTATTGAGCAAGAACGAGACCGAATATTTCAAAACATTTACGCTTGCTGGATGATCCGGAGCCTTTGCTTTGATGACGGTTGCGATCTTCAACGACAACGTTTCTATCAATCCGGCTCCCTCTCTTTCCTCAGAGCATACAATAATAGAATGACAAGTGAAACAAAAAAACCAATCAAGCTGCCTACCACGTTCAAGAAGTACATCATAACGCCCAGAAAAACCATGAACGCGATAATCATAACAAAAACAAGCATGTGCTCCCATTCAAAACGAAGCTTCTCGAAATCTTTCGTATAGCCGTAGCCCTGCTTATATATAAACCAACCGACGAAAGTGCCGATTACTCCTGTCAACAGCTGCACGAGATGCGCCTTGGAGGGATTGGTTTGAATAATCTGCATCGAGAAGAGTGAATTGATAAGCGTCGCTTGGATGAGTATGAACCCCGCATATCCGACTGCGGTCATAATCAATGCTCCGATCAACGGAATTCGCGCGATGATCTTTAAGAAGAGTACGGTGATAATCAAATTGACGATAGGCGCTATGTAGGATAAAGATGCAATTTCTTCTCTTGTCAGGAAGTTTTGAAGATTAATAAGCTCGATGATCACAAGCGAATGCCAGATGAAACGCCTGAAGTCGTATCTAAAAATATAAAGCGCCATCGCATAAATCGCCAAGCCTTCCAGCGTTGAAAAAAACATAAAGGAAAAGAAACTCAAGATTCCACCGTCCCGACAGAGTAAAGCTAATTTGTAGTAATCACGCGAGTCAATCGTTTTTCCGCCAATCATCGGATTTCACTTTATATTCAACGATATCCCGTTCCAGCCAGAAAGGCCTGGTACCGACAGTCACTGCGGGCTGCGGGAAAAATTTCGTTCGTTTCTTATGGTGCATGTTTCGGGAATCGATGCCGAGCCGTTCCGCCACCTCCGTACTTCCAAGAAGCGCAGGCAGCTTCTGACCAGCCAATTCACTACGCAGATCTTCGATTTCCGTCACTAAATCAAGAACCAATCTTTCCGTTTCCCCACCCAGCTCTGCCGCTCTTTCCCGGTAGTCCTTCAGAGCCTTAATCAAACGATCACCTGCCTTGTCCATCTTACCTAAATTTAAGACATTCCCATATATTAATCAAGACATTCCCGTATAAAAAATGACGGATTTACTCAGATAAACCAATTCCCCTCCGACCTCGGATTCAGGAAGGAGAGGAATTTATGCCTATTTCTGCGGTTTAACATAAAATTGAAGAACAGGTTCCCAATTCCACTGTTCATAGAAATTGGTCCCCAGGTCGATTTTCTTAATCCAAGGCACGGCATGCAAGCCGCCCGAAGCAGCAGCCAACATGACATCGGCAGATTCACGATTCGATCGGACCCAAGATAAGGAAGACGCCGACAATGAAACGGGATTGTAATCCCCCCAGCCTGCGGCCGGCTTCGTGATCCGCCGCTGTCCTTCGCTTCCTGTATGGACAATTGTTAAAAATGGCCTCGATCTTAACTGCGGATTGCTGGACCATGCCTGCGCCTTAGCCCTTGAGACGATTATTTCCCGATTGCCGTACCATGCCAAGCTCTGATCCACGAACCCTGCCGGTGTATAGTTAACCTTTCGCAGTTCAGGAATGGCGGTTACGATCAATTGTTTATTCGAGACCGCCTCCCTTCCTATTCCGCCGATGTAGGCAAGCCGTTCGCTCGCCAATCGATCGCCAGCCGGAGACCATTGAAACCATTGCTCGTTCTTAGCCATCTGGTCTAACGTAATTAACTGTTTACCGTCGGCGGACAGCACGCATAATGTGTTGCTATCCGCCGATAAGGAGGCTGTCGGCATCGCAAGAAATGCAATCCAGCGCCCTGAAGCCGACCACTTGAAACGGCTTGTTCCAACGACAATCAGTTCGTTGATCTGTTTGGGTAGCACGTGAAGCTGTTCGGATTGAACAGGATCGGCCGACCCGGGCTGCAGTAGAATGCGGCTGATCACGACAGGTGTCCAGCCGTCAGGAAGCAGCTCCGCCGCGGACGAGACAAGAAACCCGCTTCCGTCCGGCAGCCAGCTGAAGCTCCCTATAGCTGATGCAACCTCAATCGGCTCCGCCCCCTCTTCAACCCCGACGACAAACAGCTTCTCCTCCTTGCTGTAAGCCAGCTGATTGTGAAGCGGCGACCATTGGAACTGTCTACCGCCGTCTGGGGCTGCCAGATGGCTCTTCCCCGATTGCCGCTCAAGCAGCCACAGCCCCCGCTCGTCTTCTCCGCGGGTATAGGCAATATAGCGGCCGTCCGAAGACCAAGCCGGATTACGAGCTGTGATTCCTGCTTCGGTTAGCTGGCGTTCTCGTTCGTTCGTTTTGTCCCATAACGCTCCGCCTCGAATGAAAGCCGCCTGTTCATCTGGATGAAAGCGAGGCTCCGCTTCGATTGCCGGTATCGACCCAATCTGAAAAACGCTGATTCCAATGATAATCGCCGCCAGCCGCATCCAACGGGCAGCGCGTTTATTGGTTTGCAAGAGTTTCATCGTGCGCCTCTTTCTGCAGGGCTGACTTGACCGCTGCGTCCATTTCCTAGTATGAGCGGGATTGTTCGTTATTATGGCGAGAAATTAGCTCTCACGCCTGCCTGAGCGGCTTCATACGATATGGCATAGACTAAAGCCTACGACATGAAAGGCAGGGAACAATGTGGCCCCCTCAACCATGAACTTCGCTTCGCCGACGGTTCAGTTTACGAGTGATTTGAAGAACAATCTGTTCTTTAAGAAAGACGCAAGAAATTATATTAACGTACTTAACATCAACCAATTAAATACACTCGGCAATTACTCATTGCTCGATGTTTTCTTAAGCGCGGGCAGCCTCGTCGAACCGCATTATCATCCGAACTGCTCCGAGCTTATTTACTGCATTTCTGGAGCCGGCGTCGTGTCCATCCTTAATCCGTTTACCAATCAGCTGACGCATTTCCCTGCAAAGCCCGGGCAAGTCGTGAACGTCCCGCAAGGCTGGTGGCATTATGATATCGCCACGGTTGACCATACCCATTTCCTAGCCATTTTCGATGCGCAGGTAGCGAATGTGATTTTCGGTTCCGACATTCTCCGATTGACGCCCGCTAACGTATTTGCTTACGCCTATTGCCTGAACGAAGACAAAGTCGAGGATACGCTTGCCCCGATCCACGGCACTGTCATTATTAGTCCGCCCGCCGAATGCAAACCCGCCTCAGTCGCCGGTGCGTCAACAGCTGCGCCAGCGAAGTCATACAGCATGAGCGCCGCCGTCGGCTACCAGCAGCGCCATTCGACGCCGAGCAGCTACCCCCAGCAAACACCGGTAATTGGTAATGGCTGGGATTACAGTTACCGAAATGAATGGAAGAGTACAACCGAATAATAGATCTTGTTATACAAAATGGCCCTCTTCTCAGAGGGCCGGCCATTGGTAACTTGAATACAAACATGGTACAGCTTATGTTCGAAATTCAATTTTCAAGCAAGCTCAGAAGTTTTTCGATACCATGAAAT encodes:
- a CDS encoding AbrB family transcriptional regulator, translated to MSGRRHLSIRSVITMLAITLAGAVLFKLIHIPLPWLLGPMFGALIGINAIPQRIAWPSPLRSTGMIIVGYTIGLSLTAAALQEMAGQLPYMLLMTVILLLYCGGIAYLVSKVSGMGFKTALMGSVPGGLSQILILAEETEGINITAVTVTQVIRLMMIVICVPLIVFSPILGQVQDAAAVAAAAVHAGTPGWGGLFPNLLLFIPVCIAGAFVGQRIKLPTAYLLGPALGTTALQLAGVHGPALPVAIINIAQLMIGTYVGLMLRPAQLPNKVRTLTLAVISGLLLIIGALGFSLLLTVLEPSISQSTGLLSLAPGGMDQMGIIAHAIHADLSIVAGYQLFRMFFIFFVVPPLLRLIFRIKPGETKRRGAA
- a CDS encoding Rrf2 family transcriptional regulator; its protein translation is MAQLKRFGWGLQALIVLASNANQCSSAEIAEQIQCEPTALRKVLAQLVEAGIIEVRQGRSGGYQLTRAPVRITLFEIYTSLHEEQPQWDRMLDTTGNHSFGQMVNESFQKIMTDINSQVRLVLGNYTVADLLNR
- a CDS encoding accessory gene regulator B family protein produces the protein MIETLSLKIATVIKAKAPDHPASVNVLKYSVSFLLNTVSIVLLAIVTAFITGKVEETFIALISFALLRQVSGGYHLKSGMLCITVSTGVIILLSFSTFSTAVNHLLLALAFILSLIYAPAQIEKQTRIPLRLREKVIWGRPAYYFILKVISLLLILLGYFYGNSVIAASFFVQAVLLIHKRR
- a CDS encoding cupin domain-containing protein produces the protein MNFASPTVQFTSDLKNNLFFKKDARNYINVLNINQLNTLGNYSLLDVFLSAGSLVEPHYHPNCSELIYCISGAGVVSILNPFTNQLTHFPAKPGQVVNVPQGWWHYDIATVDHTHFLAIFDAQVANVIFGSDILRLTPANVFAYAYCLNEDKVEDTLAPIHGTVIISPPAECKPASVAGASTAAPAKSYSMSAAVGYQQRHSTPSSYPQQTPVIGNGWDYSYRNEWKSTTE
- a CDS encoding cyclic lactone autoinducer peptide yields the protein MKKNFFFVLATALASLAVVVVTTASWAFIHQEPTPEELK
- a CDS encoding LytTR family transcriptional regulator DNA-binding domain-containing protein yields the protein MECNYLSLSKDKDGKLGLMQVEINQILFALYDGIDNRIIVHTIEGTFYTMGTLKFFTESLNATGYHFRICDRNSTVNVDRIVYLEPNSKMAFFEWPTTSKSKRCAISGENFRKLIKELPGTHTSLAFG
- a CDS encoding class I SAM-dependent methyltransferase; this encodes MSARTEESASAARFFTESDTRADSFVFPLPEPWWSRPYEYAWCASFAKPDDVVLDAACGISHPFKFHLASVCKETHACDWDGRIMSDPDVYMDIIRDFGKGAAESLMRSGCLNRVRRTQASISAMPYSVRYFDTIFCISVLEHLNTSDLRAALHEFYRTLKPSGKVVLTFDYPTVNLEQFRELADQAGFEIVGGYSDTLPADAIKSDLWGRLYCYRAVLQRRLNV